The following proteins are co-located in the Bordetella bronchialis genome:
- a CDS encoding Hsp20/alpha crystallin family protein, with protein MRSRDLTSWMWGDALSMLEQAERLQRQFFRACAADPHIWEPPIDVVETADAVIVHIALPGVPSSAVTVRYQADGVTVSGMRRLPAGGAAHIHRVEIPYGRFERHIVLPVAALEPSTPEMSDGCLVLTFRKRKETP; from the coding sequence ATGAGATCACGCGACTTGACGTCCTGGATGTGGGGTGACGCCCTCTCCATGCTGGAACAGGCCGAACGCCTGCAACGGCAGTTCTTCCGAGCTTGCGCGGCGGATCCGCATATCTGGGAGCCGCCCATCGATGTGGTCGAAACGGCGGATGCCGTGATCGTCCACATCGCCCTGCCGGGCGTGCCGTCCTCGGCCGTCACCGTGCGTTATCAGGCCGACGGCGTGACGGTGTCCGGCATGCGGCGCCTGCCGGCCGGCGGCGCCGCCCATATCCACCGGGTCGAAATCCCTTATGGGCGCTTCGAACGCCACATCGTCCTGCCCGTGGCCGCGCTGGAGCCCAGCACGCCCGAGATGTCGGATGGTTGCCTCGTATTGACGTTCAGGAAAAGAAAGGAAACGCCATGA
- a CDS encoding M23 family metallopeptidase yields the protein MRYAVRARRIACAAALALLLAACASTRVPPGYYRVESGDTLTQIAREHRQSVSDLIRWNRLDSANRIDVGQVLRVTPPGDAAPSPTRPAARSGSGTKSAAAKPDSARPADTTPLRGIQLVWPAQGTLAQRFNGSSSQGLRIVNAAGTPVVAAAAGSVAYASNGLRGYGNLVILRHTSGFLTIYAHNRRLLVKQGQQVTQGQKIAEMGNTDSKQVELYFELRQSGKPVDPARALPPR from the coding sequence ATCCGATATGCCGTCCGCGCACGGCGTATCGCCTGCGCTGCCGCCTTGGCGCTGTTGCTGGCGGCCTGCGCCTCCACCCGCGTGCCGCCCGGCTACTACCGCGTCGAATCCGGTGACACCCTGACCCAGATCGCGCGCGAGCACAGGCAAAGCGTGAGCGACCTGATCCGCTGGAACCGCCTGGACAGCGCCAACCGCATCGACGTGGGCCAGGTATTGCGCGTCACGCCGCCCGGCGACGCCGCGCCGTCGCCAACCCGGCCCGCCGCCCGGTCCGGGTCGGGCACGAAGTCCGCCGCCGCCAAGCCCGACAGCGCCAGGCCCGCCGACACGACGCCCTTGCGCGGCATCCAGTTGGTATGGCCGGCCCAAGGCACGCTCGCCCAGCGATTCAACGGTTCTTCCTCGCAAGGGCTGCGCATCGTCAATGCCGCCGGCACGCCGGTGGTGGCCGCCGCCGCGGGCTCGGTGGCCTACGCCAGCAACGGCCTGCGCGGCTACGGCAACCTGGTCATCCTGCGCCATACTTCCGGATTCCTGACCATCTACGCGCACAACCGCCGGCTGCTGGTCAAACAAGGACAGCAGGTCACACAGGGCCAGAAGATCGCCGAAATGGGCAATACCGACAGCAAGCAAGTCGAGCTGTACTTCGAATTGCGCCAAAGCGGCAAGCCTGTCGATCCGGCGCGGGCACTGCCGCCGCGCTAA
- the lon gene encoding endopeptidase La yields MILIPLREAVLFPGVLSPVTVQRTGSVAAAQEAVKSELPVGFLLQRDATKTDVGPSDLYWVGTQGPIVRYITGQNDAHHIVVQGQSRFRVLEFLEGWPFMVARVAMVEPVETSDPQIEARFLQLKEQAVTAIGLLPHVPDELAAVVQGVTSPALLADMVANLIDVKVEDKQDILETFDLGRRLDKVIELLSARVNVLKLSREIGEKTRAQFDERQREHVLREQLRQIQKELGEGDDTAAEVEELKNAIENAGMPEDVLTHARKELKRLQRMSEGGGEYAMLRTYLEWLTELPWKQEPQPPIDIAEARRILDEDHFGLEKIKRRILEYLAVRKLNPQGKSPVLCFSGPPGVGKTSLGQSIARATGRVFQRVALGGVHDEAEIRGHRRTYLGALPGNIIQAMRRAGTSKVVLMLDEIDKLGAGGFHGDPGSALLEVLDPEQNHKFRDNYLGVDFDLSHVMFICTANVLDTIPGPLRDRMEIIQLPGYTEEEKIQIARRYLVRRQLEANGLRPEQAEVTDAALKAIVEDYTREAGVRNLEREIGSVLRHAAMQIAEGRQESVRIDAGDLADPLGPRRFENEVKLRTSVPGVATGLAWTPVGGDILFIEASKVPGGGRLILTGQLGDVMKESAQAALTLAKTWSGDALDKVDIHVHVPAGATPKDGPSAGVAMFVALASLLKGTPVRSDVAMTGEVSLRGLVLPIGGVKEKTLAALRAGITTVMLPRRNEKDLDDVPKEARDKLKFVLLDRVEDALEVALEKEAVPAV; encoded by the coding sequence ATGATCCTGATACCGCTGCGCGAAGCGGTGCTGTTCCCGGGCGTGCTCTCGCCCGTGACGGTGCAGCGCACGGGCTCGGTGGCGGCCGCGCAGGAAGCCGTCAAGAGCGAGCTGCCGGTCGGCTTCCTGCTGCAGCGCGACGCCACCAAGACCGACGTCGGCCCTTCGGACCTGTACTGGGTCGGCACCCAGGGCCCGATCGTGCGCTACATCACGGGCCAGAACGACGCCCATCACATCGTGGTCCAGGGACAGTCGCGCTTCCGCGTGCTGGAATTCCTGGAAGGCTGGCCCTTTATGGTGGCCCGCGTCGCCATGGTCGAACCGGTGGAAACCTCCGATCCGCAGATCGAAGCGCGTTTCCTGCAGCTCAAGGAACAGGCGGTGACGGCCATCGGCCTGCTGCCGCACGTGCCGGACGAACTGGCCGCCGTGGTGCAGGGTGTCACCTCGCCCGCGCTGCTGGCCGACATGGTCGCCAATCTGATCGACGTGAAGGTGGAGGATAAACAGGACATCCTGGAAACCTTCGATCTGGGCCGCCGCCTGGACAAGGTGATCGAGCTGCTGTCGGCGCGCGTCAACGTGCTCAAGCTCAGCCGCGAAATCGGCGAAAAAACCCGCGCCCAGTTCGACGAGCGCCAACGCGAGCATGTGCTGCGCGAACAGCTGCGGCAGATCCAGAAGGAACTGGGCGAAGGCGACGACACCGCGGCGGAAGTCGAGGAGCTGAAGAACGCCATCGAAAATGCCGGCATGCCCGAAGACGTGCTCACGCACGCCCGCAAGGAGCTCAAGCGCCTGCAGCGCATGAGCGAGGGCGGCGGCGAATACGCCATGCTGCGCACTTATCTGGAATGGCTGACCGAACTGCCCTGGAAGCAGGAGCCGCAACCGCCCATCGACATCGCGGAAGCGCGCCGCATCCTGGACGAAGACCACTTCGGCCTGGAAAAAATCAAGCGGCGCATCCTGGAGTACCTGGCAGTGCGCAAGCTCAATCCGCAGGGTAAGAGCCCGGTGCTGTGCTTCTCCGGCCCGCCGGGCGTGGGCAAGACCTCGCTGGGCCAGTCCATCGCGCGGGCGACGGGCCGCGTCTTCCAGCGCGTGGCCTTGGGCGGCGTGCACGACGAAGCGGAAATCCGCGGGCATCGCCGCACTTACCTGGGCGCCCTGCCGGGCAACATCATCCAGGCGATGCGGCGCGCGGGCACCAGCAAGGTGGTGCTGATGCTGGACGAAATCGACAAGCTGGGCGCCGGCGGCTTTCATGGCGATCCCGGCAGCGCGCTGCTGGAGGTCCTGGACCCCGAGCAGAACCACAAGTTCCGCGACAACTACCTGGGCGTGGATTTCGACCTGTCGCACGTGATGTTCATCTGCACCGCGAACGTGCTGGATACCATTCCGGGCCCGCTGCGCGACCGCATGGAGATCATCCAGCTTCCGGGCTATACGGAGGAAGAAAAAATCCAGATCGCCCGGCGCTACCTGGTGCGCCGCCAGCTGGAGGCCAATGGCCTGCGCCCGGAACAGGCGGAAGTCACCGACGCGGCCCTGAAGGCCATCGTCGAGGACTACACCCGCGAAGCGGGCGTGCGCAACCTGGAGCGCGAGATCGGCTCCGTGCTGCGGCATGCCGCCATGCAGATCGCCGAAGGCCGTCAGGAAAGCGTGCGCATCGACGCCGGCGACCTCGCCGATCCGCTGGGCCCACGGCGCTTCGAGAACGAGGTCAAGCTGCGCACCAGCGTACCGGGCGTGGCCACCGGCCTGGCCTGGACGCCGGTGGGTGGGGACATCCTGTTCATCGAGGCCAGCAAGGTCCCCGGCGGCGGACGGCTGATCCTGACGGGACAGTTGGGCGACGTCATGAAGGAATCCGCGCAGGCGGCCCTGACGCTGGCCAAGACCTGGAGCGGCGACGCGCTGGACAAGGTGGACATCCACGTCCACGTACCGGCGGGCGCCACGCCCAAGGACGGCCCCAGCGCCGGCGTGGCCATGTTCGTCGCCCTGGCATCCTTGTTGAAAGGCACGCCGGTACGCTCGGACGTCGCCATGACGGGCGAAGTCAGCCTGCGTGGCCTGGTGCTGCCCATAGGCGGCGTCAAGGAAAAAACCCTGGCGGCCCTGCGCGCGGGGATCACCACCGTGATGCTGCCCAGGCGCAACGAGAAAGACCTGGACGACGTACCCAAGGAAGCGCGCGACAAGCTGAAATTCGTCCTGCTGGACCGGGTCGAAGATGCCCTCGAAGTCGCGCTCGAGAAGGAAGCCGTGCCGGCGGTATAA
- a CDS encoding ABC transporter permease yields the protein MNIYAIRAIYLFEMHRMWRTLMQSVASPVISTSLYFVVFGSAIGSHMVNIDGVSYGAFIVPGMIMLALLTQSISNASFGIYMPRFTGTIYEIHSAPISYVEIVIGYVGAAASKSIILGIIMLVTARIFVPFGVAHPLWMVGFLVLTSITFSLFGFIIGIWADGFEKLQVIPLMVVTPLTFLGGSFYSINMLPDFWRAVTLFNPVVYLVSGFRWSFFGVADVHVGVSVGMTLVFLAACMIAVRWIFKTGYRLKT from the coding sequence ATGAATATCTATGCCATCCGCGCCATCTACCTTTTCGAAATGCATCGCATGTGGCGCACGCTGATGCAAAGCGTGGCCTCGCCGGTGATTTCCACGTCGTTGTACTTCGTGGTGTTCGGTTCGGCCATCGGTTCGCACATGGTCAATATCGACGGCGTCAGCTATGGCGCCTTCATCGTGCCCGGCATGATCATGCTGGCCCTGTTGACGCAAAGTATCTCCAACGCGTCCTTCGGCATCTATATGCCGCGCTTTACCGGGACCATCTACGAGATCCATTCCGCGCCGATTTCCTATGTGGAGATCGTCATCGGCTATGTGGGCGCGGCGGCGTCCAAGTCCATCATCCTTGGCATCATCATGCTGGTCACCGCCCGCATTTTCGTGCCTTTCGGTGTGGCCCATCCCCTGTGGATGGTGGGCTTCCTGGTGCTGACCTCCATCACGTTCAGCCTGTTCGGCTTCATCATCGGCATCTGGGCCGACGGGTTCGAGAAACTGCAAGTCATTCCGTTGATGGTGGTGACGCCGCTGACCTTCCTGGGCGGCAGCTTCTATTCCATTAACATGCTGCCCGATTTCTGGCGCGCGGTGACGCTGTTCAACCCGGTCGTCTACCTGGTCAGCGGCTTCCGCTGGAGTTTCTTCGGCGTGGCCGACGTCCATGTCGGCGTTAGCGTAGGCATGACGCTGGTGTTCCTGGCGGCGTGCATGATCGCCGTGCGTTGGATCTTCAAGACGGGCTATCGCTTGAAGACCTGA